A part of Manduca sexta isolate Smith_Timp_Sample1 chromosome 10, JHU_Msex_v1.0, whole genome shotgun sequence genomic DNA contains:
- the LOC115440241 gene encoding ATP-dependent DNA helicase PIF1, whose protein sequence is MEGGESFLSCAVTIEWLTPQGSISRKVAYKTASLRLIRNEFREMYMEVTSEKHAAIRLALKSINVFKKFMAEGKASVKFQEAGCTLFLSNAPPTNLVSFLRTIFVKMTGDKEQLANTTPSKQTIRAKLLSGKTQAFEEISPVTVSDVRNAKNKITVKSTLTTPSPPSKKRKCEDAARGPAPKKLYSPSPLAATSSLNPEQQRVLEACLGGKNIFFTGSAGTGKSFLLKRIVSALAPDVTVATASTGVAACHIGGTTLHAFAGIGDGSGSIENLCERAMKIPLITQKWRKCKHLIIDEISMVDGAFFEKLEAVARYVRKNDKPFGGIQLILCGDFLQLPPVVDKNKATKRFCFQSPCWDKCIELCFELKEVHRQKDKEFISILNSIRIGRVTKEISDRLVGTSRQKIESDGILATRLCSHTNDSKMINDSKLNDLNGEDKVFVSQDSDNATKLLDMQTIAPSKLVLKVGAQVMLLKNINVNAGLVNGARGVVVRFEEGLPVVRFKNKKEYTAKSERWYVKNSNGSLLCRRQVPLNLAWAFSIHKSQGLTLDCVEMSLSKIFEAGQAYVALSRAQSLDTLRVLDFDSRHVWADPNVLEFYQKFRRRLQQMEIVPLGRPLTDRTNKKLKLREILEKQLRRK, encoded by the exons ATGGAGGGTGGGGAATCATTTTTGTCGTGCGCTGTGACCATTGAGTGGCTGACTCCTCAAGGTTCAATCTCAAGAAAAGTTGCCTACAAAACAGCTTCACTTCGACTTATTCGAAATGAATTTCGTGAAATGTACATGGAAGTAACATCTGAGAAACATGCAGCTATTCGACTAGCATTAAAgagtataaatgtttttaaaaagtttatggCCGAAGGTAAAGCTAGCGTCAAGTTTCAAGAGGCGGGTTGCACTTTATTCCTATCAAATGCACCGCCAACTAATCTGGTTTCGTTTTTACGAACCATTTTCGTTAAGATGACGGGTGATAAAGAACAGTTGGCAAATACAACTCCATCGAAACAGACAATAAGAGCTAAGTTACTGAGCGGTAAGACGCAAGCTTTTGAGGAGATAAGTCCAGTAACTGTATCTGATGTGCGCAATGCTAAGAATAAGATTACTGTTAAATCTACTTTGACAACACCTTCTCCCCCATCAAAGAAACGGAAATGTGAAGACGCAGCAAGAGGACCAGCACCAAAGAAGCTTTATTCTCCATCACCATTAGCTGCAACAAGTTCATTAAATCCAGAACAGCAGAGAGTGCTTGAGGCATGTTTGGgtggcaaaaatatatttttcacaggGTCAGCTGGGACAGGAAAGAGTTTCTTGCTGAAGAGGATTGTTTCTGCACTAGCACCTGATGTTACTGTTGCTACTGCATCAACTGGAGTTGCTGCTTGTCATATTG GTGGAACTACTCTTCATGCCTTTGCTGGAATTGGTGATGGCAGTGGATCAATAGAAAATTTATGTGAAAGAGCAATGAAAATTCCACTGATCACACAAAAGTGGAGAAAATGCAAACATCTTATAATTGATGAAATATCCATGGTTGACGGTGCTTTCTTTGAG AAACTAGAAGCAGTGGCAAGATATGTTAGAAAAAATGACAAACCATTCGGAGGTATTCAACTCATTCTGTGTGGTGATTTCTTACAACTGCCACCTGTTGTGGATAAAAACAAAGCTACCAAAAGATTCTGTTTCCAATCTCCTTGCTGGGATAAATGTATAGAACTTTGTTTTGAACTCAAAGAAGTGCACAGGCAGAAAGACaaagaatttatttcaattctCAATAGTATAAGAATAGGGAGGGTTACAAAAGAAATTAGTGATCGCCTAGTGGGAACTTCAAGACAGAAAATTGAAAGTGATGGAATACTTGCAACAAGGTTATGTTCACACACAAATGACTCCAAAATGATAAATGATTCAAAACTAAATGATTTGAATGGTGAAGACAAAGTATTTGTGTCTCAGGATAGTGACAATGCAACTAAACTTTTAGACATGCAGACAATAGCACCATCAAAATTAGTGTTAAAAGTTGGTGCTCAAGtgatgttattgaaaaatataaatgtcaatgCTGGCTTGGTAAATGGAGCTAGAGGAGTAGTAGTTAGGTTTGAGGAAGGACTTCCAGTggtaagatttaaaaataaaaaagaatacacaGCCAAGTCAGAGCGCTGGTATGTCAAGAACTCAAATGGTAGTTTATTATGTCGCCGACAAGTGCCTTTAAACTTGGCATGGGCATTTTCAATACATAAATCACAAGGTTTGACATTAGATTGTGTTGAAATGTCATTGTCTAAAATTTTTGAGGCTGGACAAGCTTATGTTGCTCTCAGCAGGGCACAAAGTCTAGATACTTTAAGAGTACTGGACTTCGACTCTCGACATGTATGGGCAGATCCCaatgttttagaattttatcaGAAGTTTAGAAGACGGTTGCAGCAAATGGAGATTGTGCCACTTGGGAGACCTTTGACTGatagaactaataaaaaattgaaattaagagaaattttagaaaaacaaCTACGAAGgaaatga